One genomic window of Sphingobacterium oryzagri includes the following:
- the pyrR gene encoding bifunctional pyr operon transcriptional regulator/uracil phosphoribosyltransferase PyrR codes for MKQSILLEGAKFQITIKRLCQQLIENHGDFSNAVLIGIQPRGTYLAERIRKEIFNMTGHDVQLGVLDITFYRDDFRMKGASPLAANSTVIDFIVDGKEVILIDDVLWTGRTIRSAMDAMQAFGRPGKMELLVLVDRRFSRQIPIQPDYIGIQVDSIDSQKVIVSWAEIDGADSIVLVTEQK; via the coding sequence ATGAAACAATCGATTTTATTAGAAGGAGCCAAATTTCAAATCACAATCAAGCGACTGTGTCAGCAATTGATTGAGAATCATGGCGATTTTTCCAATGCCGTATTGATCGGAATTCAACCCAGAGGTACTTACTTAGCAGAACGTATTCGAAAAGAGATTTTCAATATGACCGGGCACGATGTGCAGCTCGGTGTGCTCGATATCACATTCTACCGCGATGATTTCCGGATGAAAGGAGCGAGCCCGCTCGCGGCAAACAGCACTGTGATCGATTTTATCGTCGACGGCAAAGAAGTCATCTTGATCGATGATGTGCTGTGGACAGGCCGAACTATACGCTCGGCAATGGATGCGATGCAGGCTTTTGGTCGTCCCGGAAAAATGGAACTCCTGGTCTTGGTTGATCGTCGTTTTTCCAGACAAATTCCTATCCAACCCGATTATATCGGAATCCAGGTCGATTCCATCGATTCGCAGAAAGTGATTGTAAGCTGGGCCGAAATCGATGGCGCAGATAGTATCGTACTTGTCACAGAACAGAAATAA
- a CDS encoding tetratricopeptide repeat protein, translating to MNKKFFGVGVALSLMSTVSFAQQTAWQQINNAYKSGMELFERGKYSSAAKQFDRVEDIRTKSTLQLDDTEELTLLKENVRFYQAICALELGDSDAESRFLKYIKDYPASSNSKAAYFQIGKSYYAKKDYTKAIEWFQKIDSKNLAGAENTEYRFKLAYAQFMTNDYTSAKPLFEKLKDEKGQYQEASIYYYAYLSYLDAEYKTALNEFERLEGSKTYENSYPYYITALYFLDKRYDDVLSYALPIMQRTKQEHETELFRIVAATYFIKGDLQKSKDYYDKFQAQDQGKTQNNQDSYQIGYIAYKLGDYEKAIKELEKLSEPDAYYQSAMITLGDSFLKTGNKQSARNAFFRASKLDFDAQLKEEGLFNYAKLSYELEFHQVALDATQEYLDTYPRSARLEEAKTLLAEVLLGTKNYRAAVDILESIGKRGREANAAYQKVTYYRGLEFYNERAFENAISMFMRSEANRYDEEIYALSTYWKAEAMYEVRKYGESVTNFNKFLQLPAARKTDVYSYANYALAYAAFRNDRYNTAANYFERFLATGGKDGIEINTRNDAIARLADSYFGMKNYGRALEQYNRLISSKAPSQDYALFQRGIIQGLQGDNPGKIATLNSVVKQFPKSNYADDVAFEVPYTYFLMGDYNTAISGLQGMVQEYPRSSYVPRALVTIGLVQYNKDDNDAALATFQRVVDQYATTDEAKQALLSIENIYLDKGDATGYIRYATSTNIGDLSTAEQDAHTFSVAKTLFDRGNYQGAVEAINAYFDKFPKPIQEKHARYIRGESYAKLHKDKEAIHDFNIIMNDWTSAYTEQTLMSVARLHLRNKAYNDAVQVLRKLELTSEYKANYGFAINNLMISFFNVGDYVETLNYAKLVNGYEKSSEEDIALAHLYAGKAYAATNKLADALKEFNLAALKSNTVTGAEARYRVGEQQLKAKQYDKTIESAFDISNSFSSYDYWVAKGFILMADAYLGKGDKFQAKSTLESVIENYENDKDDVLKEAKARLGKLK from the coding sequence ATGAATAAGAAATTTTTTGGTGTAGGTGTAGCATTGAGTTTAATGAGTACCGTGTCGTTTGCACAACAAACGGCCTGGCAACAAATTAACAATGCTTATAAATCTGGAATGGAGTTGTTTGAACGGGGAAAATATAGCTCTGCCGCAAAACAGTTTGATCGGGTAGAAGATATCCGCACGAAATCTACACTCCAGTTGGATGATACGGAAGAGCTTACCTTGCTCAAGGAAAATGTTCGCTTTTATCAGGCTATATGTGCGTTGGAACTGGGCGACTCTGATGCGGAATCGCGCTTCTTGAAATACATCAAGGATTATCCGGCAAGCTCCAATTCTAAAGCAGCCTATTTTCAGATCGGTAAATCGTATTATGCAAAGAAAGATTATACGAAAGCGATTGAATGGTTTCAGAAGATAGATAGCAAAAATCTTGCAGGAGCAGAGAATACGGAATACCGTTTCAAATTGGCTTATGCACAATTTATGACCAACGATTATACGTCGGCCAAACCGTTATTTGAAAAGCTAAAAGATGAGAAAGGCCAATACCAGGAGGCTTCTATCTATTACTATGCTTATTTGTCGTATCTGGATGCCGAGTATAAAACAGCGCTCAACGAATTTGAACGTTTAGAAGGTTCGAAAACGTACGAAAATAGTTATCCATACTATATCACGGCGCTTTACTTTCTCGACAAACGTTATGATGATGTGCTCAGCTATGCGCTGCCGATCATGCAACGTACAAAACAGGAGCACGAGACGGAGCTTTTCCGCATCGTGGCAGCGACCTATTTTATTAAAGGCGATTTACAGAAATCGAAAGATTATTACGACAAGTTTCAGGCACAAGATCAAGGCAAAACGCAAAACAATCAAGATAGCTACCAGATCGGTTACATCGCTTACAAGCTGGGCGATTATGAAAAGGCCATCAAAGAATTGGAGAAACTGAGTGAGCCGGATGCTTATTACCAAAGTGCCATGATCACGTTGGGTGACTCGTTTTTAAAAACGGGCAATAAGCAGAGTGCGCGAAATGCATTCTTTAGAGCATCGAAGTTGGATTTTGATGCACAGCTGAAAGAAGAAGGTTTGTTTAATTATGCCAAGCTATCGTACGAATTAGAGTTTCACCAAGTGGCGTTGGATGCCACCCAAGAATACTTAGATACTTATCCGCGTTCGGCTCGTCTGGAAGAGGCAAAAACTTTACTGGCAGAGGTGCTGCTAGGGACCAAAAATTACCGCGCAGCAGTAGATATTTTGGAGAGCATCGGCAAGCGTGGGCGCGAAGCGAATGCCGCCTATCAGAAAGTGACGTATTACCGTGGTTTAGAATTCTATAACGAGCGGGCTTTTGAAAATGCTATCTCGATGTTTATGCGCTCGGAAGCCAATCGTTACGATGAAGAGATTTATGCACTTTCCACCTATTGGAAAGCGGAAGCGATGTATGAGGTGAGAAAGTATGGCGAATCGGTTACCAATTTTAATAAATTCTTGCAGTTGCCTGCGGCGCGCAAAACCGATGTATACAGCTACGCGAATTACGCCTTGGCCTATGCGGCATTCCGTAATGACCGTTACAATACAGCGGCAAATTATTTTGAGCGCTTCCTGGCTACCGGAGGTAAAGATGGTATAGAGATCAATACGCGCAATGACGCCATCGCCCGTCTGGCAGATTCCTATTTCGGAATGAAAAACTACGGAAGAGCATTGGAGCAATATAACCGCCTAATCAGTTCGAAGGCCCCAAGCCAGGACTATGCGCTGTTCCAACGCGGTATAATTCAAGGATTGCAGGGCGACAACCCAGGTAAGATCGCTACGCTAAACTCTGTTGTAAAACAGTTTCCTAAATCAAACTATGCGGATGATGTTGCCTTTGAAGTGCCGTACACGTATTTCTTAATGGGCGATTACAATACCGCTATTTCTGGCTTGCAAGGCATGGTTCAAGAATATCCGCGCAGCAGCTACGTACCACGCGCTTTGGTGACTATCGGTTTGGTACAATACAATAAAGATGATAACGATGCTGCTTTGGCGACATTTCAACGGGTAGTAGACCAATATGCAACGACCGATGAGGCTAAACAAGCGTTGCTCTCGATTGAAAATATTTATTTGGATAAAGGAGATGCGACCGGCTATATTCGTTATGCAACGAGTACCAATATTGGTGATTTGAGCACGGCAGAGCAAGATGCGCATACCTTTAGTGTAGCGAAAACCTTGTTTGATCGGGGAAATTATCAAGGTGCTGTCGAAGCTATCAATGCGTACTTCGATAAATTCCCGAAACCTATACAGGAAAAACATGCGCGCTATATTCGTGGCGAGAGTTACGCAAAATTGCACAAGGACAAAGAGGCTATTCACGATTTCAATATTATTATGAATGACTGGACAAGTGCTTATACCGAGCAAACCTTAATGAGTGTTGCCCGCCTGCATCTGCGGAACAAAGCGTACAACGACGCGGTGCAGGTGTTGCGTAAGCTGGAGCTTACTTCGGAATATAAAGCCAACTATGGTTTTGCTATTAATAATTTGATGATCAGTTTCTTTAACGTGGGTGATTACGTAGAGACATTGAATTATGCCAAGCTGGTGAACGGCTATGAAAAATCTTCGGAAGAGGATATTGCGCTTGCTCATTTGTATGCTGGTAAAGCATATGCAGCGACCAACAAATTAGCAGATGCCTTAAAGGAGTTTAATTTGGCTGCGCTAAAGAGTAATACGGTTACCGGTGCCGAGGCGCGCTACCGTGTAGGCGAACAACAATTGAAAGCGAAACAATACGACAAAACGATAGAGTCTGCATTTGATATCTCTAATTCGTTCTCTTCATATGATTACTGGGTGGCAAAAGGATTTATTTTGATGGCCGATGCTTACCTTGGAAAAGGTGATAAGTTCCAGGCAAAATCTACCTTGGAAAGTGTGATCGAGAATTATGAAAATGATAAAGATGATGTATTGAAAGAGGCAAAAGCTCGTTTAGGAAAATTGAAATAA
- a CDS encoding aspartate carbamoyltransferase catalytic subunit encodes MSTKTEQLSTRHLLGIKDLNENDIQLILDTAANFKEVLNRPIKKVPSLRDITIANVFFENSTRTRLSFELAEKRLSADTINFAASSSSVSKGETLIDTVNNILAMKVDMIVMRHPYAGAGIFLSKHVEAQIVNAGDGAHEHPTQALLDSFSIRERHGDMAGRKVAIIGDILHSRVALSNILCLQKQGAEVMVCGPTTLIPKYIKSLGVKVEHDLRKALNWCDVANMLRIQLERQDIAYFPSLREYSMLYGLNKEILDSLDKEITIMHPGPINRGVEITSDVADSSHSIILDQVENGVAVRMAVLYLLAAKRG; translated from the coding sequence ATGTCAACAAAAACCGAGCAGCTTAGTACCAGACACCTCTTAGGGATAAAGGATTTAAACGAAAACGATATACAACTCATATTGGATACGGCAGCAAATTTTAAAGAAGTGCTGAACCGACCGATCAAGAAAGTGCCATCGCTGCGAGATATCACCATTGCCAATGTGTTTTTTGAAAACTCGACCCGGACGCGCCTGTCGTTTGAACTGGCCGAGAAAAGGCTCTCTGCTGATACCATAAATTTTGCAGCATCTTCGTCTTCCGTAAGTAAAGGCGAGACGCTCATCGATACGGTCAACAATATTTTGGCCATGAAAGTCGATATGATTGTGATGCGGCACCCTTACGCCGGTGCGGGCATTTTTCTGAGCAAGCATGTCGAGGCGCAGATCGTGAATGCAGGTGATGGCGCACATGAGCACCCAACGCAAGCGTTATTAGATTCTTTCTCCATCCGTGAGCGCCACGGCGATATGGCGGGGCGTAAAGTGGCTATTATCGGCGATATCTTGCACTCGCGCGTAGCGCTATCTAATATCTTGTGCTTGCAAAAGCAAGGCGCCGAAGTGATGGTGTGCGGACCGACAACCCTGATTCCGAAATACATTAAGTCGCTGGGCGTAAAAGTAGAGCATGATCTACGCAAAGCGTTAAATTGGTGTGATGTGGCCAATATGTTACGGATACAGCTCGAGCGTCAGGATATTGCTTATTTTCCTTCGCTACGGGAATATTCTATGTTATATGGCTTAAATAAAGAGATATTGGATTCGTTGGATAAAGAAATTACCATTATGCATCCGGGGCCAATCAATCGCGGTGTGGAGATCACATCCGATGTGGCTGATAGCAGTCATTCCATTATCTTGGATCAGGTAGAAAATGGTGTGGCTGTCCGCATGGCAGTGCTCTATCTGCTGGCCGCAAAGCGTGGGTAA
- a CDS encoding glycosyltransferase family 117 protein has product MNYNKINNLLGWICAAIATIVYVMTVERTVSWWDCGEFIASAFKMQIVHQPGAPLFLMIQNLFGNLAMGDRTMIAFWMNIGSAVCSGFTILFLFWTITALGRKIFVAYAKDAPLTSAQTFLVMASGAVGALAYAFTDTFWFSAVESEVYAMSSLCTAVVFWGILKWEVRAGEPQADKWLIFIAYVMGLSIGVHLLNLLVIPAIALVIYFRKAKESTSAGILKSLGLGVVVLGVILWGVIQYSIKIAAYFDLFFVNSLGTGFGIGAAFFAVLVVAGLAYGIYYSIKNVKPLLNIALISTVFIMLGYSSFAMILIRAKAGPTLNNSNPDNAFSFLSYLNREQYGDEPLFKGRFFDSKPTSMEEGKKVYRKDGNQYVVAKRNPVYTYDKETLFPRIYSDKGGHPDYYREYLGLGPNEAPSFADNIKFFFGYQIGHMYGRYFLWNFAGRQNDQQGHGSYTEGNWISGVTPIDNALLGGQDKLPTSAKTDPSRNTYFFLPLIIGLLGAFWHFGKKQRDAGVVGLLFFFTGIAIVLYLNQTPLQPRERDYAYAGSFYAFSIWIGLGVLAIADFLSKKVNVKIAGYTAAAVGVLAGPVILIAQNYDDHDRSEKTLARDMARNYLESCAPNAILFSYGDNDTYPLWYVQEVEGFRTDVRVVNLSLLSADWYMKQMMEKVNDADALPIDIDPELIKDGVRDVIYYQDYNIPAHVPVQDLVKVMLSDNPQNKAQLQSGEFVNLLPTKKMELAVDKQAVIANNVVPKDWESAIVDTMRWTYSLNYVSRAELSMLAILANNNWKRPVYFTITTPEDNYIGLDRYLVSEGFAYRLMPVDFGLKEGDPATVENVDQTYDNVINKFSWGNLGNASYIDPDSYRYISMYVGTIFGQTAQQLLASGETDKAKKLVINAYENMPKRAFMMGEVMSYVPLLEVMYKVGETSKANEIVKRNLDYIKENMAYYEAVSESKSNLEYRNMRFGLASIQRYKQLLDEVNQPALKKESDELFNVYKHYFEQGQQ; this is encoded by the coding sequence ATGAATTACAATAAGATTAACAACCTTTTGGGATGGATTTGCGCTGCGATAGCGACGATTGTCTACGTGATGACCGTGGAACGCACCGTCAGTTGGTGGGATTGTGGTGAGTTTATTGCCTCTGCATTTAAAATGCAGATTGTGCATCAGCCTGGAGCACCTTTGTTTCTGATGATTCAAAATCTCTTCGGCAACCTTGCTATGGGCGATCGTACGATGATTGCTTTTTGGATGAATATTGGCTCTGCCGTATGTAGCGGATTTACCATTTTGTTTCTTTTCTGGACTATCACAGCATTGGGGAGAAAAATATTTGTCGCTTACGCGAAAGATGCGCCATTGACCAGCGCACAGACCTTTTTGGTTATGGCGTCCGGTGCGGTGGGTGCGTTGGCCTATGCATTTACCGATACGTTTTGGTTTTCTGCCGTCGAATCTGAAGTATATGCGATGTCTTCGTTGTGTACTGCGGTTGTGTTCTGGGGAATCTTAAAATGGGAAGTACGTGCCGGTGAGCCGCAGGCCGATAAATGGTTAATCTTTATTGCCTATGTCATGGGGCTTTCGATCGGTGTTCACTTGTTAAACTTGTTGGTTATTCCGGCAATTGCTTTGGTTATTTATTTCCGCAAAGCTAAAGAGAGCACCAGCGCCGGAATCTTAAAGTCATTAGGTCTTGGTGTTGTTGTATTAGGTGTCATTCTTTGGGGCGTGATCCAATATTCGATCAAGATAGCGGCATATTTTGACTTGTTTTTTGTGAATTCACTTGGTACAGGCTTCGGTATTGGTGCTGCGTTTTTCGCGGTATTGGTCGTTGCCGGACTGGCCTACGGTATTTATTATTCGATTAAAAACGTGAAGCCGCTACTGAATATCGCATTGATCAGTACGGTTTTTATCATGTTGGGATACAGTTCTTTTGCTATGATTTTGATTCGCGCAAAAGCTGGGCCGACCTTAAACAACAGTAACCCCGACAATGCTTTTTCTTTCTTAAGCTATTTAAATCGTGAGCAATATGGCGATGAACCGCTATTCAAAGGTCGCTTTTTTGATTCCAAGCCGACTAGCATGGAAGAAGGGAAAAAAGTATATCGTAAAGACGGAAATCAATATGTGGTTGCAAAGCGCAATCCGGTATACACGTATGATAAGGAAACCTTGTTTCCGCGTATTTATAGCGACAAAGGCGGTCATCCGGATTATTATCGGGAGTATCTTGGCTTAGGACCCAATGAGGCGCCAAGTTTTGCCGACAATATCAAGTTCTTTTTTGGTTACCAAATTGGCCATATGTATGGGCGTTATTTTCTGTGGAATTTTGCTGGCCGACAGAATGATCAGCAAGGGCACGGCTCATATACCGAAGGTAACTGGATTAGTGGTGTAACGCCAATCGATAACGCTTTGCTTGGCGGACAGGACAAATTGCCTACCTCGGCAAAAACAGATCCTTCACGCAATACTTATTTCTTTTTACCGCTGATCATCGGTTTGCTCGGCGCTTTCTGGCATTTTGGTAAGAAACAACGTGATGCGGGTGTGGTAGGTTTGCTCTTCTTCTTTACCGGGATCGCCATTGTACTTTATTTAAATCAGACGCCTTTACAACCGCGCGAGCGTGATTATGCGTATGCCGGATCGTTCTACGCGTTCAGCATTTGGATTGGTTTGGGCGTCTTGGCGATTGCCGACTTTCTAAGTAAAAAAGTAAATGTGAAAATTGCGGGCTACACGGCTGCAGCCGTTGGTGTGTTGGCTGGCCCGGTTATACTGATCGCGCAAAACTATGATGATCATGACCGTTCTGAAAAGACATTAGCTCGGGATATGGCGCGTAATTACCTGGAATCTTGTGCGCCAAACGCTATTCTGTTTAGTTATGGTGATAATGATACGTATCCGTTGTGGTATGTGCAAGAGGTAGAAGGCTTCCGTACGGATGTGCGTGTCGTCAACTTAAGCTTGCTCAGCGCAGATTGGTATATGAAGCAAATGATGGAGAAAGTTAACGACGCAGATGCGTTACCGATCGACATCGATCCGGAACTGATCAAAGATGGCGTACGCGATGTGATCTATTACCAAGATTATAATATTCCAGCACATGTGCCTGTGCAAGATCTGGTAAAGGTGATGCTGTCTGACAACCCGCAAAATAAAGCGCAGCTTCAAAGCGGCGAATTTGTGAATCTGTTGCCAACCAAGAAAATGGAACTGGCCGTGGATAAGCAAGCAGTTATTGCCAATAACGTCGTGCCAAAAGACTGGGAGTCGGCTATTGTAGACACTATGCGCTGGACATACAGCTTAAACTATGTAAGTCGCGCTGAACTTTCTATGTTGGCTATTTTAGCGAATAATAACTGGAAAAGACCGGTTTATTTTACGATTACCACACCAGAAGATAATTATATCGGACTTGATCGTTATTTAGTAAGCGAGGGTTTTGCCTACCGTTTAATGCCGGTTGACTTTGGTTTGAAAGAAGGCGATCCAGCTACGGTAGAAAATGTAGATCAAACGTATGATAACGTCATAAACAAATTCTCGTGGGGCAATTTGGGTAACGCTTCGTACATTGATCCGGATTCTTATCGCTACATCAGTATGTATGTCGGCACAATCTTTGGCCAGACGGCGCAGCAACTGCTAGCTTCAGGCGAGACCGATAAAGCGAAGAAACTGGTGATCAATGCCTACGAAAATATGCCTAAGCGTGCGTTCATGATGGGCGAAGTGATGAGCTACGTGCCGCTGCTGGAAGTGATGTATAAAGTCGGCGAAACGAGTAAAGCAAATGAGATCGTTAAGCGAAACCTGGATTATATCAAAGAAAATATGGCCTATTACGAAGCCGTTTCGGAGTCTAAGTCCAATTTGGAATATCGCAACATGCGCTTCGGTTTGGCGTCTATACAACGCTACAAGCAACTGTTAGACGAGGTGAATCAGCCGGCCTTGAAAAAGGAATCTGATGAACTGTTTAACGTTTACAAACATTATTTTGAGCAAGGCCAGCAGTAG
- a CDS encoding IS1182 family transposase, translating to MKVQFKALPSNSPVLFPENILDRIPLNHPVRLVNQVVDQLDIAHLISQYKGGGTTSFHPRMLLKVLFYAYLSNIYSCRKIERALQENIHFMWLSGNSTPDYRTINYFRAKRLKGQIQDLFASIVRMLHELEYVSLHVQYVDGTKIESAAGRYTFVWKKSIQKNKLKLEANIAAVLSSIDAQITEDQSSLGNQEISKAIDSAGLKERIKTINAKLRAGSKSTDKQLKKLEEDYLPRLEKYEQQLEILGDRNSYSKTDTDAVFMRMKEDHMKNGQLKPAYNTQISTEEQFITHYSIHQTTADTTTLPGHLESFESHYGKQSESIVADAGYGSEQNYELMERKGITAFVKYNYFHTEQKRKHRQDPFSVQNLYYNQQEDFYICPAGQKLSFIGHATRFSTNGYAAQVSCYQAQRCEGCPMRGQCHKAQGNRLIEVNHRLTQLRAKARELLLSEKGLYHRSKRPVEVEAVFGQMKSNNKFTRFSMKGLDKVAGEFGLMAIAHNLRKWARKWKNRALIGNPDGRSSLPAINIGLERVKSTIYRLAV from the coding sequence ATGAAAGTACAATTTAAAGCCCTTCCATCCAATAGTCCGGTCCTATTTCCTGAAAATATTTTGGATCGTATTCCATTAAACCATCCCGTTCGATTGGTTAATCAGGTTGTTGATCAACTGGACATCGCGCATCTGATCAGTCAATATAAAGGCGGAGGTACGACGAGTTTCCATCCTAGGATGCTTCTTAAAGTTTTATTCTACGCTTATCTAAGCAATATCTATTCATGTCGAAAGATCGAACGCGCCTTGCAGGAGAACATCCATTTCATGTGGCTTTCAGGAAACAGTACGCCTGATTATCGCACGATCAATTATTTTCGAGCTAAACGTCTTAAAGGTCAAATACAGGATCTATTTGCCAGCATCGTTCGGATGTTGCATGAACTGGAGTACGTCAGTTTGCACGTTCAGTATGTAGATGGCACCAAGATCGAATCGGCAGCGGGTCGCTACACATTTGTTTGGAAGAAATCTATCCAGAAGAACAAGTTAAAACTGGAAGCCAACATCGCTGCTGTACTTTCCTCGATTGACGCGCAGATAACCGAAGACCAATCTTCCTTAGGCAATCAAGAAATTAGTAAGGCAATCGATAGTGCAGGATTGAAGGAAAGAATCAAAACGATAAATGCCAAGCTCAGAGCGGGCAGTAAGTCTACCGATAAGCAGCTCAAGAAACTTGAAGAAGACTATTTACCGCGATTGGAAAAATATGAACAACAACTGGAAATACTAGGGGATCGCAATAGTTATAGTAAAACAGATACGGATGCTGTTTTTATGCGGATGAAAGAAGATCACATGAAAAACGGTCAGCTCAAACCGGCCTACAATACACAAATCAGTACCGAAGAGCAGTTCATCACCCACTACAGTATCCACCAAACGACCGCAGACACCACAACCTTACCGGGACATCTGGAAAGCTTTGAATCTCATTACGGAAAGCAAAGTGAATCAATTGTAGCGGATGCCGGATATGGTAGCGAGCAAAACTATGAGCTGATGGAAAGAAAAGGGATAACCGCTTTTGTCAAGTACAATTACTTTCATACGGAGCAAAAGCGTAAACACAGGCAGGATCCTTTTTCGGTGCAAAACTTGTATTACAACCAGCAGGAGGACTTTTATATATGTCCAGCAGGACAGAAGCTTAGCTTTATAGGCCATGCGACTCGATTCAGCACCAACGGATATGCTGCACAAGTGAGCTGCTATCAAGCTCAGCGATGTGAAGGTTGCCCGATGCGCGGACAGTGCCATAAAGCTCAAGGTAATCGTCTGATTGAAGTGAACCACCGACTTACCCAGCTCAGGGCTAAAGCCCGAGAATTGCTGTTGTCAGAAAAAGGGCTCTATCATCGAAGTAAGCGACCCGTAGAAGTTGAAGCTGTATTTGGACAGATGAAAAGCAATAACAAGTTTACCCGGTTCAGTATGAAAGGATTGGATAAAGTTGCCGGGGAGTTCGGTTTGATGGCCATTGCTCATAACCTAAGAAAATGGGCAAGAAAGTGGAAAAACAGGGCTTTGATTGGCAATCCTGATGGCAGAAGCTCCCTACCAGCGATAAATATAGGTCTGGAAAGGGTAAAAAGTACGATATATCGACTTGCAGTCTAA
- a CDS encoding ribose-phosphate pyrophosphokinase — MPLQFNTVKLFAGSGTVELAEKIAKSYGKPLGDKTLSKFSDGEIQPFYNESVRGSDVFLIQSTNQPTDNLFELLLMIDAAKRASAHYITAVVPYFGFARQDRKDKPRVAIGAKLMANLITAAGAHRIMTMDLHAAQIQGFFDIPMDHLDGSIIFVPYIKSLNLPNLTIASPDMGGSYRARTFAKFFNAEVIICDKRRKRANEIESMSIIGDVKGQDVVLIDDICDTAGTLSKAAALIMENGANSVRAVCTHAVLSGKAYDTIENSVLTEMIVSDTIQLDAERAKKCGKINVLSTADLFANAIKNVNEHGSISDLFDIK, encoded by the coding sequence ATGCCTTTGCAATTTAACACGGTAAAGCTGTTCGCAGGGTCGGGAACAGTAGAGTTAGCTGAAAAAATCGCCAAATCTTATGGCAAACCGCTTGGTGACAAGACCTTGTCCAAATTTAGCGACGGAGAGATTCAGCCCTTCTACAATGAATCCGTTCGCGGAAGCGACGTGTTCCTCATCCAATCCACTAACCAACCTACCGACAATCTTTTCGAACTTTTATTAATGATTGATGCCGCAAAAAGAGCGTCTGCCCACTATATTACGGCGGTTGTTCCTTACTTCGGTTTTGCGCGTCAAGATCGTAAAGATAAGCCGCGCGTAGCCATCGGTGCTAAATTGATGGCCAATCTCATCACAGCTGCAGGTGCACACCGCATCATGACGATGGACTTACATGCCGCGCAGATACAGGGCTTTTTTGATATCCCGATGGATCACCTTGATGGATCCATCATTTTTGTACCTTATATCAAATCATTAAACTTACCCAACCTGACCATCGCATCGCCAGATATGGGTGGCTCTTACCGTGCGCGTACGTTTGCCAAATTCTTCAACGCAGAGGTCATCATTTGTGACAAACGTCGTAAACGCGCTAACGAAATCGAATCGATGTCTATCATCGGTGATGTTAAAGGTCAGGACGTCGTTTTGATCGATGATATTTGTGATACGGCCGGCACCCTATCCAAAGCAGCAGCTTTGATTATGGAAAATGGCGCAAACTCCGTTCGTGCGGTATGTACGCACGCGGTTTTATCGGGCAAGGCATACGACACGATCGAAAACTCGGTATTGACCGAAATGATCGTTTCTGACACGATCCAATTGGATGCCGAGCGCGCTAAAAAGTGCGGCAAAATTAACGTGCTTTCTACTGCCGATCTTTTTGCAAACGCTATCAAAAACGTGAATGAGCACGGATCGATTTCCGATCTGTTTGACATCAAATAA